Below is a window of Populus trichocarpa isolate Nisqually-1 chromosome 3, P.trichocarpa_v4.1, whole genome shotgun sequence DNA.
GCCCtcaattaaattagaaaaacaaaaggttccCTTAGAATAAGATTTCCACCATTCATTTGTTATGTGtgaagccataaaaaaaaaaaaaacactgagaGCAAAGAAAGAACAAGTTACAAGCAAACATATTCACACTTCCTGTCAGTCTCTGGATATTTCTGTTGTACTCATTACTCAAGGAGACTAGAAGATCAAGTCCAATAAATCTATCTCACCAGCAGGAGCCAATGAGGTCATCATGAATAACAGTTACCAAGCCTGGCTGCTGGGATGCAGAAAATGCAAAAGGGCATGAAAGCTTGGAAACGTGCAAGgttaaacatcaattatttcAACAAAGGGTGAAGTatccccttttatttttgggcaatcagtttcaaatttttttttttttttttttttttgagaattcaaATGTAATTGTTGCACAGATATGTTACACAATTTTAAAAGCAGCCACAGGCTGCCTCCCGGACTGCCAAAAAGCATCCAGCATGTACGCTTTATTTATCATTTGTTCAAGTTTGCCTGCAGCTGCAACCAAATTGCGGTTGGCTTTCCTTTGCCCTTAATTTTGGAAAActgatatgataaaaaattatttcctctATCTATAGTTTGGGAGGCTCCAAAAGTTTGGTTACTTTAACTTTGTGGTGAAAATCACAAAATAGCTGACTTATTCTCAAATGAAATAAACAGTAGTAAGATGTTTTCCTCAAATGTTGGAAGAGCAGATAATAGAGGAAAAAGTCTTGAGATAGTAGTGGTTGTTATTTGGTCagcaaaatcatgaaaaagtGAGCAACTGAAGccatcagtatattaaaaaaataatgtaattaattttcttcagTTGACAAGAAATTTGAGCAATTGGATTGTATGCTTTAGGTCATACTTCATGTTTTCATTTCCCGGGGAAGTTGTTATACCCTCCATGTTCTctacatttttttctcttgtatttCTTCTCCTTACCTTTTCCTTTAGGGAAAGATTTGAATAAGAAAGAACCTTCTTTGACAAACTTCTGCTAAGAGCAAAAGGTTAGATGGATACATTGAAAAATGTCAAGCCGTCTAGGCATTGCATGCAGAACTTCAATAAAGGAGATAAGAACTGAACTGAGTAAATCAAAGAACAATATCATACAAAGTTTCAAGGACATAGAAGTAGTtggaaattcaagaaaaaagttataactGTAAACTGGTTACCTTGTCCCCGATTTCAGAAACAAATATTAATGTGAATGCAGCAGCTAATCCTGACTTTGCGATTGCTGCTAAAATTGATGAAGGTCCACCTCTCACAAAAGCAATAAGTGAAAATACCAAAGCACATCCAAGTAGCACGATAGCTATAGATAGAGGATAAGGAATTTTGCTGGGTGGTTTTATACtgcaaatacaaaacaaatatgagTGACATCTGACTTAAATGTTGTCCATCCTAGGCCTCTGGCAATTTAGAGTTCAGGTGTACTGATTAGATGTTTAAGATCATCAAtgataaacaaatttagaaacaGTCTTTTCAATGTTGAGGGTTATTGGACCAAAAACAAGTTTGGGTTTGAAATCAAATGAATACTCAAAACAGCGAAGTAGTCTATCCCCAAAAAGATATATTTCCTCATTGATGTCCACGtcatgtaattttcataaaggATAATAGAGGAGGTGCagaaatctttttttcataattctGACAGTGAAAGGCTGCTTCTAGCTTCCAACGAGGGGGAAAGAGGGGTTGGAATCATACAGTACAGAAAGAAAAGCTACTTAAATAAGATTTAGATAACTTCTTCAACTGAAAAAGGTTGCCAGCTCCACTTTCTGAAAGAGTAACTAAGTAATAAAAACACTCGAGGATTTGTCTTCCAATTATGCATACAAATGTTGCTAAATATGAAATCGCACACCATATATGACTATTTGAAGCTTGCAGTGCCATAGAACTTGATGCATCAAAGAGAGGAATTATAGTGCATCATAAAGGCTTAAACAACACAAATGTTTACCACATTGTAGTTTTATAACAATCAGTATTTCATATCACTTACATTTCAGGTAAGTTGTCACCAGGTGGACCACCGCCAAAACTTTTCTTGTTGTCCTGTTCCTCCTCACCTTCATAGCCCCCAGATCCTATAGTAACATTGGATGCTTGTGCTCTAAATGTGTCGCCTCTGTTCAATTTTGAGATCTCTCTGCATCTTACTATTAAAGAACATGTTACCCACTAAATGAACACCACGACCACTGACAATAGACATGATGTAAATACATagaacataaatatatttactaGAGGCatcttattattaaatctatgtactccccttttctttttttcttcgttaagcatcaacaaatataaaaatctaattgcTAGGTGCATGTCATTTTTTAGTAGTACAAATATCAACAAAGAAAGTTTATCCATGAACTACTTTAGAACCCAAAGGGATGACACTCAATAGCCTCCATAATTATACCTGAATTTTATTTCAGCCCGACTGCAGAAGTTGGAGAGTCTTACTGTATAGCACACCATGCACAGGAGACGAAACATTGCAGCACATTCATGTTATAATAGGGTTTAATAAAGAATTAAGGATCACATCAGGCCAAGTTACTAAGTATACCTCTGTGCTCAGGCCCTCTCTAGTCTCCATAATGAAGATGGAAAGAAAAGGGGAGTAAATAGATTTAAGCCACTAAATTGTTGGGCTCATAATGAATTTCCAGCAGATATCctagtttaatatatttaaaaatccatCCCTAAACAATACCCAAACTGGTCAGTACAGCTACCCTGCATGGTAACTACTCTCCAAAGACAAACCATCCACATGCCACGCAATAGTTTAAGTGTTGTtcgttttttctatttcatcattttagcatctaaaatttattagttttccATTCACCCAAAACCCATTTATTTTATCTGGAATGCTAGAATACAACGAACACTCGTCTAAACTAACTAAACAGCATACAATAGTAAAAGAAATCACATCTATGATCCCTGAAAAGACATCCACCATCCAATCAATCAGCCATGGAAATTGAAGGTTTATAGTGCATGGTGTATATCTGAACTTTAACCAAGAAGAAATCCTACTAGAATCCTAGGAATGATTTTCAAACATTGATTGTAAAAGCGATTACTGCTGGTGTTGTGCTAGAACGAGTACCATATTCTGACAACACAAAAATGCCCCTCACTATATTTGGActcattacattttttttcatccatTCACTTGAACAAAACCGTCAAATCATGATCGATGGCAATTGCAACTCCACACCCTTTATGCTCCACCATATATAATTCCACCTTTTAATCccagcaagaagaaaaaaacaaacaacaataataacaacagaaTAAACCAGTATCCTCAAAATAAGCTCAAATTCTCCACCTCATCCTAACAAAAACTTGACTCGATCTAagctaatttttgtttcttaaccCAGATAAGCTCAACTCAAATTTCACTCTGAGGTCGGTCTCCAACCTATACTAACTTAACCATTTAGCACAGCAAGCAGCCGAAATTCAACATACAGatgaaaaggaaatgaagtACCAGTCAAGTAAGTAGCTTTATCATTTCCTCTGgacaaagaataaatttttttaacacaaaaggAAATCAAAgtgaacaaaacaaaagaacttACATGAATATGAAATGGCTTTTCTAGAAATCCCAGCAAAACATGGAACCAAAGGCAGTAATGGAGGCTTTGCGCTGCTGCTGCTACTTGAAGTTAGTGGTGTTTTTGGAAGAGTCAGCCCCTTCATCTTTTACGCCTttcacttcaaaaaaatatttcacaaatTCATTTCAGCTCCTATAGTCTTGAACGAACGAACTACTCCCTGCTTCTTGAATGACGACTGGTTGATTTACAAATGGGAAACTACTTCTTTTCCTTCTATCGGTGTAATCAGTGTGGTCTGCTTATTTCGTTTCTCTGTGGAGTTGCTGCTGGCTGCCACGTGTACAATAAGATAAAACGCTACTGTCATCAGGAACGACGACGTTCGACATCCGGGCTTTTTCTCCCTAGACCcttctctgttctttttcttgaaAGGAAAATTGTTAAGGAGTTTAAATGTCATGGGCCTTCTTGTCCAGTCTTTTCTAGTTCTAGCTCATTTGAGGGAGGCCCAttctctaatttaattttgattaattttaatttgtataaaatatgttgactataatgaatttaaattgtGGACGGTTAGGTCAAGTATAATGTGATTTTTTCCCTCCTGTTCGTATATGAATtaggatcaaaatatttttaaaaaataaaaaaaaaaattcctcctTGATTAGTTTAGttgcattaataaaaaattgaatttgaatacGGGATGATGAAGATAGGAAAGTTTTTGtgatgattaaaatatttttacttaaaatttatcttttttaattatatttttttaagtgagttccaataaataattaataatatattactAATTAATTTCTGAGCACGAAAAAGCATAAATCAAGACCATGTGACTGGGCTTCGACTATTATGGATCTATAGCATATTTTATCACGATAGGCTCGGAGAAATTAGAGCTCGCTAGGAAACATGTGAGTAGCACGTGCACTGTATAATGTTCTCTTCAATTATTTTGACACAAGGATCCGAGtggggaagaagaggaagacagGTGAAGGGTCCGAAGGATAACATCAAGAGTCAGGAGGAGAGACTCAGTCAATTCTTTTCGATAACATTTACTGTTTTAGAACATGAAAGATCGATATagagagaataaaaattatttggttataGAGATAGAGATATGGATGTGaaataaatatgtatattttttggatagtttttgcaattaatttctatatattttataaaaagaaacatgtattaatttttttttattaatgtgagtATCTAAAACAACTTGCGCGTACATCGACTAATCTTACGAGtcatgaagttaacgatcatgtaagctttTAGTAGTTTTAAGGTTTGTGAAACTTGAAcggttgatatttaaaaaacaaatctataaaTTTAATAGTCAGGGttgtgtattatttattttaacttgtaGCATAGTTCGGTGTCGTTATAATGTGAAGGAGAAGGAGGAATTTAGGAAAATGGTGCCTGGGCCTCGACAATTATAGATATTTTGCGTTGTGAGTGGTGTCCAGGTCCATTTGGCTGCATGCTAGTAGTTATGAAGGTAGGCCGAAATGGACCTACCATCTTGATTTCTGGTTGGTTTTTCAGCATCAATCTGTTGCCTTCTTGCAGGATGATCTTGGTTTCGAGGCATGAAAGCTAACGAGATTAGTCTCGGTGATAGTGATTAGTAAAGCTTGCCTAAttccttgattttttagatttagattttaCGCCTAACATTCAaagatatttgttatttttctcgATGCGTTGTGTTGGAGTGgagaatatattattaaaaatggtggaatttagatttaatatcgagatatttcttttctttagattaaaaaacaatagttaACAAACACGTGTCATTTGGTGGCAAAACTCTctcttaaagaaaaatcataatcacAAGTCTAGTTCGACATCTAAGATTATGACCAACTGGTAAAATGTAATCAAGTTTATCTAGactatcaatttaatatattgtatattaaaatatgaatcTTTACAAGTTTTATAGCACAATCATggttatgaaataaaataattaatagcatgttaatcatcaaaataatgtaaACAAATTTAATGAAACGTTAGACTTTAATTCATCCGTCAATAATTTCATACGGTTAAATCAGATTCATGTAACAATTTCTAATATCAAActagatatattatatttaattatgaagtttattttttacaaagttTGTCAAACCATctcaacttaaaaatttaagttgttagataaaatttaaaaataatattatttttaatatgtcttTTCAAGTAAAAGTTATTTAAGATTGAAATTAGTATAGACTCacactattttatatttaattttattaaataaaataaagatggtgagatttgaaatTCATCAGTGTTTAATAAACAAGACCTTAATaccatgtaaaattaaaaaataaaaaaaaatctagaaaattaaaattttaaaatttacattaTTAGATAAGATATGAAACactattcttttaataattatacgCTAGCTGACAACCTACGTTCGTAGAACATCTAACCTAACCTAACCATGCAAAGATCATTAGACTAAAGCCACAAGGGGTTTTAATAATCTCAATTTTCTTAttctaaacacacacacacacacaccaaaaaaaaaaggaaaaaaaagagaggcaaagGCAATTCATTGAATCTTTTTGGTATCGCTTTACAATAATTCTCATCAATAGCACGTGACTCTCACGTTcatgaaagaagaagacaacGCACCCGGCACCCCCTACTACTCCCTTACCCACCAGCCATCATCCCAGAGGGGTAACGTGCAGTTGGTGGACCCCCTCTATGCACATGCAGAAGGGTccccaaaaaataaatcaatcaaaggGCACAAAATTGGACCAATTACACTTAAtctgaaaatacttttttttttatttctacacTATTTTATAATTCTGTCACCCTATTCAACTACTGGTACCTAGTTAAAATACCGGTGATTGGTGCAGCTCTCACAAGATCATCGCCGCCACGTGCGGTGTCAGGGAGGTCAAAAGCTTGGGGGATTTTCCCCCGTCTCTACGTGTCAGTATGTTATTGGTCTGGTGACGT
It encodes the following:
- the LOC7481240 gene encoding protein PAM71-homolog, chloroplastic isoform X2, yielding MKGLTLPKTPLTSSSSSSAKPPLLPLVPCFAGISRKAISYSLRCREISKLNRGDTFRAQASNVTIGSGGYEGEEEQDNKKSFGGGPPGDNLPEIIKPPSKIPYPLSIAIVLLGCALVFSLIAFVRGGPSSILAAIAKSGLAAAFTLIFVSEIGDKTFFIAALLAMQYEKGLVLLGSMGALSLMTILSVVIGRIFHSVPAQFQTTLPIGEYAAVTLLMFFGLKSIKDAWDLPTNDVKTGDESSPELDEYSEAEKLVKVSKLLTNPFEIVWKSFSLVFFAGGF